In Sylvia atricapilla isolate bSylAtr1 chromosome 27, bSylAtr1.pri, whole genome shotgun sequence, one genomic interval encodes:
- the LOC136372237 gene encoding keratin, type I cytoskeletal 19-like gives MSCAVRQVVTTCTQSRGSTGSNAAGTGRRVSSASSGRHAAYDLGAVVGSCSGGSVSEGLLGKQLSAGSAAGGSFGATQRACSVLGFSGGGICTRGTGGFPRAGAGCGDGILFANNEKATMQNLNDRLASYLDKVRLLEGDNADLECKIREWYAKVGPSCEPRDYSCYHKEIEDLQNQILCAAMETNKILLNIDNNRMTADDFRVKYETECGLRQNVDADICNLRPVLDQLASCKTDLQLQCEALTEEMCCLKTNHEEEMSCLRKQATGDVSVEVNACPGPDLRKILEDLRCQYETLMERNRKETEQWYACKVEEVNLEVVTSSQEIESSNKQVTELRRQLQALEINVQAQLTMKENLESSLTETECRYNKYLAELQNQISCVEQRLAEIRAEMECQNQEYKTLLDVKCRLEQEIQTYHCLLEGGQHDIIGSAGRGVGATSAGRSAGLKSSLCQPCLP, from the exons ATGAGCTGTGCTGTCAGGCAGGTTGTCACCACCTGcacccagagcaggggcagcacGGGCAGCAAtgcagctggcactggcaggagggtctcctctgcctcctcgGGGAGACACGCTGCCTATGACTTGGGTGCTGTGGTTGGCAGCTGCTCCGGTGGAAGTGTAAGTGAAGGATTACTCGGGAAGCAGCTGAGCGCCGGCAGTGCGGCTGGTGGGAGCTTCGGAGCCACCCAGAGGGCTTGTTCTGTCCTGGGATTCAGCGGTGGAGGCATCTGCACTCGAGGCACTGGTGGCTTCCCCAGGGCTGGCGCTGGCTGTGGGGATGGGATCCTGTTTGCTAACAACGAGAAGGCGACGATGCAGAACCTCAACGACCGCTTGGCCTCGTACCTGGACAAGGTGCGGCTCCTGGAGGGAGACAATGCCGACCTGGAGTGCAAGATCAGGGAGTGGTATGCCAAGGTAGGGCCCAGCTGTGAGCCACGGGACTACAGCTGCTACCACAAGGAAATCGAGGACCTTCAGAACCAG atcctGTGTGCAGCCATGGAGACTAACAAAATCCTTCTGAACATTGATAACAACAGGATGACTGCTGATGACTTCAGAGTGAA GTATGAGACTGAGTGTGGTCTCCGGCAGAATGTGGATGCTGACATTTGCAACCTCCGGCCCGTCCTGGACCAGCTGGCCAGCTGCAAGACCgacctgcagctgcagtgtgaggCTCTGACAGAGGAGATGTGCTGCCTAAAGACCAACCATGAGGAG GAAATGAGCTGTCTGAGGAAACAGGCAACTGGGGATGTGAGTGTGGAGGTCAatgcctgccctggcccagaCCTGAGGAAGATCCTGGAGGATCTGCGGTGCCAGTACGAGACGCTGATGGAGCGCAACCGCAAAGAGACGGAGCAGTGGTACGCCTGCAAG GTGGAGGAGGTGAATCTGGAGGTTGTCACAAGCAGCCAGGAGATCGAGTCAAGCAACAAGCAGGTCACTGAGCTGAGACGTCAGCTGCAGGCCCTGGAAATCAATGTACAAGCCCAGCTCACTATG aaagaaaacctggAATCCTCTTTGACGGAGACCGAATGTCGCTACAACAAATAcctggctgagctgcagaaCCAGATCTCCTGCGTGGAGCAGCGGCTGGCTGAGATCCGAGCGGAAATGGAGTGCCAGAACCAGGAATACAAGACCCTCCTGGACGTCAAGTGTCGCTTGGAGCAGGAGATCCAGACCTACCACTGCCTGCTGGAGGGCGGCCAACACGACATCAT AGGGTCGGCGGGGAGAGGAGTCGGTGCCACATCAGCTGGGAGAAGTGCGGGGCTGAAatccagcctgtgccagccctgcctgccctga
- the LOC136372071 gene encoding keratin, type I cytoskeletal 19-like, whose protein sequence is MSCSIKQTTGSLRGRTSGGSCVIGGGGGGGARISSVSSGRYTTCGIGGSRGFSGRSYCGGVNYGGGLSTGSLVGGNYGGGLGATVLGGCPGMGFSGGSARFGGGMGMGLGGGGFAGDGILLSGDEKVTMQNLNDRLASYLDKVRCLEQENADLECRIREWYAKQGPFCEPRDYSCYYKEIEDLQNQIVCATIDNNKIILNIDNSRMTADDFRVKYETELALRQSVEADINGLRQVLDQLTLCRSDLEAQLESLREELCCLKKNHEEEMCCLRKQSTGDVSVEVNACPGPDLRKILEEMRCQYETLIERNRKEVEDWYECKIEEVNREVITSGQEVETCNNQVTELRRQLQALEIDLQAQLSQRDNLESSLAETECRYNNHLAELQSQITCVEQQLADLRAEMECQNQEYKILLDVKCRLEQEIHTYRCLLEGGQQDLIQQGGIGQSSGLGGGVARSSGIGGGGIIRTSHTYTSSAQIPSCAAAEIQVPCRRICD, encoded by the exons ATGAGCTGTAGTATTAAGCAGACAACTGGCTCTCTCAGGGGCAGGACCAGCGGTGGCAGCTGTGTgattggtggtggtggtggtggcggAGCACGGATCTCCTCGGTCTCCTCTGGAAGATACACGACCTGCGGGATTGGCGGTAGCCGAGGGTTTTCTGGGAGAAGCTACTGTGGTGGTGTGAATTACGGAGGAGGACTGAGCACTGGCAGCTTGGTCGGTGGAAACTATGGAGGTGGCTTAGGAGCCACTGTCCTCGGAGGATGTCCAGGCATGGGGTTCAGTGGTGGCAGCGCTCGCTTTGGCGGTGGCATGGGTATGGGTCTTGGTGGAGGTGGTTTTGCTGGTGATGGCATTCTTCTTTCTGGTGATGAGAAGGTCACCATGCAAAACCTGAATGACCGCCTGGCTTCTTACCTGGACAAGGTGAGATGCCTGGAACAAGAGAATGCTGACCTGGAGTGCAGGATCAGGGAGTGGTATGCCAAGCAGGGCCCTTTTTGTGAGCCACGGGACTACAGCTGCTATTACAAAGAAATAGAAGATCTTCAGAACCAG ATTGTCTGTGCAACCATAGACAACAACAAGATCATTCTGAACATCGATAACAGCAGGATGACAGCCGACGATTTCCGAGTGAA GTACGAGACGGAGCTGGCCCTGCGCCAGAGCGTGGAGGCCGACATCAACGGGCTGCGCCAGGTGCTGGACCAGCTGACGCTGTGCAGGTCTGACctggaggcacagctggagtcGCTGCGggaggagctctgctgcctgaagAAGAACCATGAGGAG GAAATGTGCTGTCTGAGGAAGCAATCGACTGGAGATGTGAGCGTGGAGGTCAatgcctgccctggcccagaCCTGAGGAAGATCCTGGAGGAGATGAGGTGCCAGTATGAGACGCTGATTGAACGCAATCGCAAAGAAGTTGAGGATTGGTACGAGTGCAAG ATTGAGGAGGTGAATCGGGAGGTTATTACAAGTGGTCAGGAGGTGGAGACGTGCAACAACCAGGTGACTGAACTGAGACGCCAATTGCAAGCCCTGGAAATCGATCTCCAAGCTCAGCTCAGCCAG AGGGACAATCTGGAGTCCTCGCTGGCGGAGACAGAGTGTCGCTACAACAACCACCTTGCCGAGCTGCAGAGCCAGATCACCTGcgtggagcagcagctggctgacCTGCGGGCAGAGATGGAGTGCCAGAACCAAGAGTACAAGATCCTGCTGGACGTTAAGTGCCGCCTGGAGCAGGAGATCCACACGTACCGCTGCCTGCTGGAGGGCGGCCAGCAGGACCTTAT TCAGCAAGGAGGAATTGGTCAGTCTTCAGGTTTAGGAGGAGGAGTTGCAAGAAGCAGTGGGATAGGAGGAGGAGGCATCATTAGGACAAGCCACACTTACACTTCGTCTGCCCAGATCCCATCCTGTGCAGCTGCGGAGATCCAAG TGCCTTGCCGAAGGATTTGTGATTAA